Proteins encoded within one genomic window of Pseudodesulfovibrio senegalensis:
- a CDS encoding epoxyqueuosine reductase QueH has product MKKILLHICCGPCSITVVRSLLDQGLDVTGLFYNPNIHPLTEYAKRRDGCLETAEKLGIPVLVKDNEYRPQDWFRAVAYRENNRCFHCYADRLERTASIAKRGKFDHFTTTLLYSKFQKHDSIAQLGRDMGTKATSFWYQDFRDGWKEGIELSKDWGIYRQQYCGCLYSENERYSKELGG; this is encoded by the coding sequence ATGAAGAAAATACTGCTTCACATCTGCTGCGGTCCCTGCTCCATCACGGTTGTCCGGTCCCTGCTCGATCAGGGGCTGGACGTGACCGGCCTGTTCTACAATCCGAACATCCACCCGCTCACGGAATACGCCAAACGCCGGGACGGCTGCCTCGAAACCGCGGAAAAGCTCGGCATTCCCGTGCTGGTCAAGGACAACGAATACCGTCCGCAGGACTGGTTCCGGGCCGTGGCCTACCGCGAGAACAACCGCTGTTTTCACTGCTACGCAGACCGCTTGGAACGCACCGCGTCCATAGCCAAGCGGGGCAAATTCGACCATTTCACCACCACCCTGCTGTACAGCAAATTCCAGAAACACGACTCCATCGCCCAACTGGGGCGCGACATGGGCACAAAGGCAACTTCGTTCTGGTATCAGGATTTCCGCGACGGCTGGAAGGAAGGCATTGAACTGAGCAAGGACTGGGGCATATACCGGCAGCAGTACTGCGGCTGCCTGTACAGCGAAAACGAACGCTATTCCAAGGAACTGGGGGGCTGA